Within the Sarcophilus harrisii chromosome 2, mSarHar1.11, whole genome shotgun sequence genome, the region aaactcttattaagtacttattgtatGCATTCCACTGTGGCATACTTGAGAATATTTAGATGGGTATACTTAGGCAGTGAAATGGTATAATATGTAGAGTGGGATCCGGAATATCTGCGTTCAAATTCTGTCTTGGCTACTTCTTAGCTGTGTTATTGTGGGCAACTtttccttgcctcagttttctcttctataaacttaagatgataatagcacctaccttccagagtcaacaaaatgaacatttattaaacatctaactttgtgcaaggcactatgtatgctaagcattggagatacaaatatgacCAAGAAAGATGTAGtccctgccctaaaggagcttacagTTTAAGGAGGCAAGGTAGCTCACAAAAGGAAGTTGAAATGCACTAGGAGAAAGGTGTCTGTGTTGGAGAAGAGGTCATTGAAATCTAAATCGAGTGCAGCCAGATGGAAAATGAGAGGGCAGAGTGTTTTGTGAACCttgaagtgctacataaatgcttattatcatTGAGATACATATTCTCCCCTcaaaaaataatatggaaataggcTAGAAGGGTAAAATGTGATAAAGGCAGAGAGGACTAGTTAAAGATATTATGAGAAATTTGAGATTTCATGTGGAAGGTTAGGGAGGGCTTAATGAAGGAATCTAAATTGGGTCTTCAAGAAAAGGAATGATTTTTAACATGTGGAGAGAGGAGTGAAAAAGAAAGGTAGAACAACAAATAATAGACATTTATCagggagcaactaggtggcacagtgaatagaacattacctctggaatcaggaggacctaaatttaaATGTGGCCTGAAACACTTGAGACTTATTAGCagtatgagcctgggcaaatcacttaatctcattgCCTCCCAAAAGCCACACcccaaacaaaccccaaaacattTATCTAGAGTTTTAAGGTTGTTAAGTTTAAGTCACTTTATATACTTTATCTTGTTAAATCTTCCTAACAGCCATGTACAAATATTATCCTCATGTTGCCATATTATAACTGAGGTGACCCTGACTTCCTCACAGTCACACAGAGTTGGATAACAAACCCAGCTCTCTCCTGACAGCAGGTCCAATATATTTCCCATTGTGCTAtagcattaattttatttatctggaGAGTAGAATACTTgtagggaatatttttttttattatagctttttgttgaaaaaacatatgcatgggtaatttttcaacattgatccttgcaaaaacttctgttccaacttttctcctccttccctcaccctctcccctagatggcaggcagtcccatacatgttaaacatgttaaaatataagatAGGTTAGAATCAAATTATGGAAGGTCTTAAATAccaaatcaataaaatgattaGACTATTTGAGATGCAAAAGTTTTTAAGTAGAAGACTGTTGAGATTATTAGGAAGATTATAGGTAGCTTGTGAAGGATGAGTTAGAGATGGGATAGGAATGGAAATATCTGCTTAGATTTAAGACTATTTTTAGCACCAGCACTCATACTAGGGCTGAGACCTCTTTCCAAGCCATTTCCACTACAGAAGTAGGTCAGCACAATCACTTCAATTTGATATACTGTTTTGTATGGATATGGTCAGCAGAATCTGGCTTTGTGATGGAATCTTGATGAGCATAAGATATATCCTTTCTTagagggtctttttttttttttttaaaggatattccTGTGAGAAAAGCAACTTaagatagttctgaaaacctgaGAGTAAACTGCCTCTCATACTAATATTACCTAAGAGACCTGTTTGAAAGCTACTCAAAGTCACAAGTACTGATTAAAGGTAGGGATATTATAAAGGCATTGTTgtccataaacatttatatattatcctTTTCAGGGTCTTAAAGGATATGtctaaagaattataaattggagaattgTTGGAGAAGTATGGGAAAATtgtatgttttttatttgttatataccTGATAAATCTGGGGGTTTTGAGTTTGAGTTAGAAATAGATTACTCTTTATGGGAGGCCCTGTTTTGAAGCCTTAGAAATCGAAATGACCAGgcaaaaacaaaaggtgaaaggGCAGATGAAGAAATAATAGCTGCCTGCCTCTGTTGTCATTTGCTACCTTGTCTATGGCCAGAAAGAGAACCACCCAGAAGAAAAGAGGGCCATTGTATATGTGTGGCTAATCTATGCTTCCCAGAGATGTTGCTTTGCTGAGAGCTGATTGGAGAAAACAATTCTTAAATGTTTAAAAGAGTAGTGAGAAACATTGGCATTGTCCTATTTGCTGTCTACTATTTGAGAAGGGGAACCCCTCTCAATAACCCTTAGAAAAGAGAGCAGACCTAATTAGGTTGACAGGTTTCAGACTTAAAGGAATTACTGCTTCATGCAGACTATTAACACTGCAACTTTTGTAAAAGAACTGTAACTTTACTTCAGTAAtctgaaaatagaaaaagtagtTTCCTACATCAAGAGAGTAGAGAGACTTAGAAAAGAGTAGATAATGCATGATGGGACTCCTTGCTTAAAAGAGACTGATGATATTCCAAGTTTGTAATCCAGAATCACGAATTGCCTTGTGCATAAGCTTCCTTAATCATTTACCTCATCAAAGATTTCTCTTTTAAGTATGTGCCTATTCTCCTTCACAGGCACTATATTGGTGGAAGTGTTTAGTGGTAGATTGTTATATTTTTACTGTTTCTGCTTTTAACTTCTATTGAGTAAATGTTATTCTTGCTTAGCTTCTTGATAACAAATGTTTCAAGATTAAGATTTGATGATATCATTAGTGATGATATCATCGTTTAAATGGGAAGTACTTCTTTAAGGATTCAGAAGTAGGAGAGTATGCCTCCCACAGACCAGGTTACCCTTAATATCTTTAGAACATAAATAATAGCAGTGTGGTCACACTTGGCCAGCCCCATTCTAAGAAAGCACACACTGCCCCCAAACCTACCAGATGTTTGCAACTTGGAGTGATTAAGCCAGtccagagagaagggagggatgcAAGTACCTTGCTGGACCTTGTGCGAGTATAAAACACTGCCAGGATGAATCTGTCAATGTCACATCTGTGCTATGTCAAGAATAAACTTTTTCCTTATAGATATAAAGCTACAGATTTGGAGGGGGCAGGAAAAGTGAGAGTAAAgctacaaataaaagcaaatgagGCTGAAGAGTTGCGAGTTTCATTCATAGCCCTACCTTACTATATGACATGGgtcattagaaattttttttcctaagccaGTTCCAGTTCTGTAAAATTTGAATCTCTCTTTTGTTCAGAGTATTgtatgggcaaaaaaaaaaaaaaaaaaaaaaagttgatgttTGTTGTGCTGTTTTATACTTTTATGACTTTGTATTATTTTACTTTCAGAAAACCTTCACTCCTAACATCATTAGCCGGAAGATCAAGGAAGAGTAAGTGGTTAGGCCTCTTGTGAGGCTTTCTCTCATTTAACCATTTTAGGATCTTAGGTCTCTGGAGCTATTAAGGTGTCTCAGACTCAAGCTTTGATCTATTTAGGCCCCCCAAAAAACCCAGCCTTTTCATTCTAAAATCTCTATAGTCATCTGTTTCTTTCTGAAACATCTTATGTGGATGTTGGGTATTTCAGTAGTTACGAGTTAACAAGGTTGAAAATAATGGGGGAATCAAGCTGTAATAATGGCTTGTGTGGAGAAAGAACAGGAGATGGACTTCAGTTTGAGTTCTGACTCATTTTACCCTTAGGATGGAAATATAAGGCACTGTGATTTCTGAATCCGAAAATTAAGGAGATGCTCCCCAGATTAGAAACGGTCCATATCCTTGAGCGTGGGGAAAATACGGTAAagctgctcttaaggcaaagtgatgctttcttttctccaggccaaaagaagaaatatcagtCAAGAAAGAAAAACGAGAGAGGGACCGAGACCGGCAACGAGATGGGCATGGTCGGGGGAGGGGTCGTCCAGAAGTGATCCAGTCTCACTCCATCTTTGAACAGGGTCCtgcagaaatgatgaaaaagaaaggtAGGACAAAAGCGGGAGTCAGAAATGGATGGCGAGCTTGAATTAAGTCCCAGGGGGGTTAGAGGGGCCGACCTGTCATGAAGAAAAAGGGGTCGGTGCATACAGTCCCTGGgtgatctctttttcttcttgaacTCTTCTTTATCTCAAATGAGCTGAATGGTTCCCTGCAGGCAGCTGGGATAAGACCGTGGATGTGTCAGACTTTGGCCCATCTCATATCATCAACattaaaaaggagaagagggaaacagatgaagaaacaaaacagattctCCGAATGCTAGAGAAGGATGATGTGAGTATCGGGGATTCCGGGGAGAAGAGGGCTTCTATGTGGGCCTGCAGGGGGGACTCTGGGAAGAGTGGCTGAGGTGGCAGTAGGTCTTCCAAAAGGCTGGCCAGCACCTAGTCTGGGGGTTTGGGGCATCAGCCCCCTGCTGAAAAAGGGACAGGGTTGGGTCCCATTGAAGGTGGTGCCTTTCTTCTTGCCAAGTTACGagtcttttgatttttccttctgaCAGTTTATAGATGACCCAGGGCTCAAGAATGACACCCGTAATAAACCCGTGCAGCTTCCTCTGGCCCACTCAGGATGgctttttaaagaagagaatgaggaacCTGATGTGAAGCCCTGGCTAGGGAAGGAAGAGAGCATGGAAGTGGATGTGCCAGCACTGAAAGGTATCATTCTCCCCTGACTCCTTGTCTCTAGCTTGCCTCGCTTTCTCTCCAGGGAATCTCTCCCTCCAAAGACTATTAATTACAACTGTTTCCCCATGCTGGCTAAAGAGAACTAGGGCCTTCCATGCCAGGAGGTTGCCGCCCTATGCTACACTGTGCCCAGCACCGGTAGTTCAGCTCTCTGTTGCCATCTGGCTCCTGGCCCACTGACATGCCTATGCAGGATGCACCAGAATGAAGTTCATCCTCTGCATTCTGACCTCCCTTCAAGGGGCACTTTGCATTAGAAGTCCACAAAGGATAGAGACACATATTTCTCTGACTTGagacatatattacatatgtgatGCAACATATGTTACAATATGTTGTGATACATTCTTTTTATGTCCTGCCACTGGAAGTATAAAATGCTTCATAGCTCAAAAAAGTGTGTTTCTAGAGGCCAAGTGCAGAGGTTTCCAAACTTCTACACAGGCACACACATAGTGGAAATCCCTTCATTTGTTTTCTCTGGTGCAGTGAAAGAGGAACCCCAAGATGAGGAAGAGACCAAAGCAACTGCCCCCTCCAGGCCTGCCCGGGTGGCGCCTGGACTTCCTCAAGATGTGTCTGTGGCAGACCTACTCAGGGAGCTGAGCTTTGCCAAGGAGGAAGAGCTTTTGTTCTTGCAGCTTCCTGACACGCTTCCTGGTCAACCTCCCACCCAGGACATCAAACCCATTAAGACAGAGGTTCAAGGAGAAGATGGGCAAATGGTGCTTGTGAAGCCAGAGAAAGACCGGGTATGATCATGAAGAGTGTAAGTGGGGGATATAGGAAAGGTAACAAACTTGGGACCCACTAAGGGAAGAGAGAGCTGAGGGTCACAGGCAGAGGAAGCCCCTCAGTGTGTATCATTCGCATTCTAGCCTGACTTTTGCCAGGAATACTTATCATTTTCTACTCCTTGATTCATTTGGGGGAATTTCAGAATAGGAGGGCTCATTGAGGAGCCACAAGCTCTGTTCCCTTGATTCCCTTTATCATTGGGGGTAATTTGAGGTTCTGGGGAAGAGGGTAGCTCATTTCCTTAGCCCACTTGAGAATAACTTCTCTTCTTTGTCATCTAACCTATAGGAAGCTAAACTGGCAGAGAACCTATGTACACTGAGTGACTTGACAGAGGGTCAAGTGGGAAAACTGCTTATCCGAAAATCGGGAAAGGTGCAACTGCTTCTGGGCAAAGTTACTCTGGATGTAACAGTGGGTACTTCCTGCTCCTTTTTGCAGGTAATTTTTGAAAGGAGAAACCCATGTTTTTAAGGGTATGTGGAGTAAAGTTCTTTGGGAGGGATCTTGGAGCCAGATGCTGAGGCAGAGAATCCAAAACTGGTTGCAATTCAGGAAAGGCTGAGACCAAGTGGCAATAAGATTATTCTTTCTTCACTTGTAGGAGCTGGTGTCTGTGGGCATTGGAGATAGCAGAACAGGTGATCTGACAGTGCTGGGCCATGTGAAACACAAGCTCGTGTGTTCCCCTGATTTCGAATCCCTCTTGGATCACAAACAGCGGTAAAGCCAGCCAACTGAGAATGAAAAGAGTGCCATTTTCTCTTTGCCTAGGATTTTCATTCCTGAATTCCTTTGGAACCTAGAAGACCATTCAAACCTCCAACTCCTGTCTCTGATAAATATCATGGCTGGTTATCCAGAGATTGCAGGGATTCAAGGACTTCTTCCCAAGTGGTGATGAATGGCTTGATAGcctttggagaaaatggaaataatatgcaCATGCCTGCTGCTGTATTTATGGGCTTGTGCCCAatatatttatactgtatattTATGTTCTCCCCCTTTTGCTACTGACTGTATCCATATGTGCTGAAGGGCAGTtgaaacccaaatggagtcatggaaaATAAgactatttcttttgattttcctcttttgaatCTCCCGGAGGGAAGTATAAGTGTTTCCTGTTCTTCGACCTCCAATTCCTCCCCTAGTCCTCCTTTGTCAGATGTTTCTCAGAGGAATAGGCTCCAGCTTTACTCCTCTGGAGCAGAAAACACAGGAAAATCTACCATTTTAAAGGTCCTGATGTACAAATTGTGTAGGACACCTTTTTCCCATGGACTCTTAAGCCAACATTTGCTAAACTGTAGGCTCTTTTGGAAGGCATGAATAGAGAAACTTCTGTCAATGCACTGTTTGTTCATCTTCATGTGCTCTTGAATGATTTGGGGGGCCTATCCCATGCCTAACCGCTGTAGTACTTTTTCTCTGCCAGAGTAGCCAGATTCTCCTCAGAAGGGGATAATTGTGGTGGCCCTGAGGTATTATCACCACCCTAGTCAAAGGCTAACATAAGCCTGGATAAGAAAAAAGCGATGGACCATTATAGTGGGAGGCTCACCCTGATGTAATATATTATTCCAAAAGCCTTGAGCTGGAGAGACTCTCTTTCTATTCCCCTCTCTCCCACCACCATAAAACATACCTACTCTTCTTGGATCACAGTCACAGCCAGGCTTTCCTTGTTTGGCTCTTATGTTCGGAGGCCCATGGTATTACTGCCTTCATTATACAGGTTGTCCTGGATCACTGGGCGTTTGGTCCCTCCAAGGGATAGCCCTTTGGGGAGAAGCTggcctctcctttcccttcttagtAGAATCTGTCAGTTGTACTGAGTTTCTTCCAACATCAGCTACAAACAATGATAACCCAGTGTCATCAGGCACACTACATGCCTCAGGAAGTAGGAAATATAAGACTTTCAGATATTCTTCTTAAAGTTGTTCCTGAAGCATTGCATTGTTCAAGGAACGTGTAGTGAGGCAGTTCTGGAttgatagagggaaaaaaatctagtctAAAACTCTGTTCTCTAGCCATATGATCTCCAAAGGCACAATTATAGCTGGCACA harbors:
- the POLR3D gene encoding DNA-directed RNA polymerase III subunit RPC4, which encodes MSEGGSAGEPGPAGGGRPSLAGARGLIGRRPAAPLTPGRLPSIRSRDLTLGGVKKKTFTPNIISRKIKEEPKEEISVKKEKRERDRDRQRDGHGRGRGRPEVIQSHSIFEQGPAEMMKKKGSWDKTVDVSDFGPSHIINIKKEKRETDEETKQILRMLEKDDFIDDPGLKNDTRNKPVQLPLAHSGWLFKEENEEPDVKPWLGKEESMEVDVPALKVKEEPQDEEETKATAPSRPARVAPGLPQDVSVADLLRELSFAKEEELLFLQLPDTLPGQPPTQDIKPIKTEVQGEDGQMVLVKPEKDREAKLAENLCTLSDLTEGQVGKLLIRKSGKVQLLLGKVTLDVTVGTSCSFLQELVSVGIGDSRTGDLTVLGHVKHKLVCSPDFESLLDHKQR